A single Vibrio sp. YMD68 DNA region contains:
- the fruA gene encoding PTS fructose transporter subunit IIBC encodes MKIAIITACPSGVANSVIAAGLLQKAAETLGHDTVTECHSSVIDNAPLTPQQIADADIVVIAANTPVDTARFIGKRVYQATISDCTADAVAFLTSAIADANELQSNQANRLEHESGVEVATQVAGKVTEKVAKNIVAITACPTGVAHTFMAAEALEKESARLGHTIKVETRGSVGAKNQLTDQDIEQADLVIIAADIEVPLDRFNGKALYKTSTSLALKKTEQEISKAFANATPYQHRGSANQSTAGEEKKGAYKHLMTGVSHMLPVVVAGGLIIALSFVFGIEAFKEEGTLAAALMTIGGGSAFALMIPVLAGFIAFSIADRPGLAPGLIGGMLASSTGAGFLGGIAAGFIAGYSAKLIADKVSLPQSMEALKPILIIPFVASLFTGLVMIYIVGGPVSGIMSAMTDFLNNMGSANAVLLGVILGAMMCFDLGGPINKAAYTFGVGLLASQTYAPMAAIMAAGMVPALGMGLATWLAKDKFEAGEREAGKASFVLGLCFISEGAIPFAAKDPMRVIPACMAGGALTGALSMLFGAQLMAPHGGLFVLLIPGAISPILMYLVAIAAGTAVTGFGYAFLKQRESSKEAAVA; translated from the coding sequence ATGAAAATTGCCATCATTACCGCTTGCCCAAGTGGTGTTGCCAACAGTGTTATTGCCGCTGGTTTATTGCAAAAAGCAGCAGAAACATTAGGCCATGATACCGTGACTGAATGTCACTCAAGCGTTATCGATAATGCGCCATTAACACCGCAACAAATCGCGGATGCCGATATTGTCGTTATCGCTGCCAACACGCCGGTTGATACGGCTCGCTTCATTGGAAAGCGCGTTTACCAAGCGACGATTTCAGATTGTACTGCCGATGCGGTGGCGTTCTTAACCTCTGCTATTGCGGATGCGAATGAACTTCAATCGAATCAAGCTAATCGCTTAGAGCATGAGTCAGGTGTAGAAGTAGCAACCCAAGTAGCGGGAAAGGTAACGGAAAAAGTAGCGAAGAACATTGTCGCGATAACCGCTTGTCCCACTGGAGTAGCGCACACTTTTATGGCGGCAGAAGCGCTGGAAAAAGAGAGTGCTCGACTAGGCCACACTATTAAAGTTGAAACTCGGGGATCCGTAGGGGCTAAGAACCAGTTAACGGATCAAGATATTGAACAGGCTGACCTGGTTATTATTGCCGCCGATATTGAAGTGCCTTTGGATCGTTTCAATGGCAAAGCGCTTTATAAAACCAGCACAAGTCTAGCTCTGAAGAAAACAGAGCAAGAGATCAGCAAGGCCTTTGCAAATGCCACACCATACCAACACCGTGGTAGTGCAAATCAGTCAACCGCCGGTGAAGAGAAAAAAGGCGCTTATAAGCATCTTATGACCGGGGTATCTCACATGCTACCTGTCGTGGTTGCAGGTGGTTTGATCATTGCGCTTTCGTTTGTTTTTGGTATTGAAGCCTTTAAGGAAGAAGGAACATTAGCCGCGGCATTGATGACTATTGGTGGAGGCTCTGCCTTTGCTTTGATGATTCCAGTACTCGCTGGGTTCATTGCCTTTTCCATTGCGGATCGTCCGGGTCTTGCCCCTGGTTTGATTGGCGGTATGTTAGCAAGTTCAACCGGAGCCGGTTTTCTTGGTGGTATTGCTGCGGGGTTCATTGCGGGTTATTCCGCGAAACTCATCGCTGACAAAGTCTCTCTTCCTCAATCTATGGAAGCGCTGAAACCGATATTGATCATTCCATTTGTGGCAAGTTTGTTCACCGGTCTTGTGATGATCTACATCGTTGGCGGTCCTGTTTCTGGAATTATGTCAGCGATGACGGATTTTCTAAACAACATGGGATCAGCGAACGCGGTACTTCTAGGTGTAATTCTTGGTGCAATGATGTGCTTTGACTTAGGTGGCCCAATCAACAAGGCAGCTTATACATTTGGTGTGGGTCTATTGGCATCACAAACGTATGCGCCAATGGCTGCCATTATGGCCGCGGGTATGGTTCCGGCTTTAGGCATGGGCCTTGCGACGTGGTTAGCAAAAGATAAGTTTGAAGCGGGTGAACGAGAAGCAGGTAAAGCCTCGTTTGTTCTTGGATTGTGTTTTATTTCTGAAGGTGCGATTCCATTTGCTGCAAAAGATCCGATGCGTGTTATTCCAGCGTGTATGGCAGGCGGAGCATTAACGGGGGCACTTTCGATGCTGTTTGGCGCTCAACTGATGGCACCGCACGGTGGTTTATTTGTGTTGCTTATCCCTGGTGCCATTTCTCCAATACTGATGTACTTAGTGGCAATAGCGGCAGGTACAGCGGTGACTGGGTTTGGTTATGCGTTTTTAAAGCAAAGAGAATCAAGCAAAGAGGCAGCGGTCGCGTAA
- a CDS encoding DUF1496 domain-containing protein, with protein sequence MIKYPLIALTSIVSMTFIVAMIALPLNAKVISTPGKSIIAVDGASAAKRVCYYQDQAYSLGAILQVGEHYMICKEANDFETNGALKWVQLKSSSQDN encoded by the coding sequence ATGATAAAATATCCACTGATTGCGCTCACTTCTATCGTTTCAATGACCTTTATCGTTGCAATGATCGCGCTTCCATTAAATGCAAAAGTCATTTCAACACCGGGGAAAAGCATCATTGCCGTTGATGGCGCAAGCGCAGCAAAACGGGTTTGCTATTACCAAGACCAAGCCTACTCATTAGGGGCTATCCTTCAGGTCGGCGAGCATTACATGATCTGCAAAGAAGCGAATGACTTTGAAACCAATGGTGCCTTAAAATGGGTTCAACTGAAATCTTCATCACAAGATAACTAA
- a CDS encoding 1-aminocyclopropane-1-carboxylate deaminase/D-cysteine desulfhydrase has product MILNNSPVTQHRFQDIAFFLKRDDKLHSQFSGNKARKFKWLLNNNDETITTIIGYGSAQANSLYSLAALASIKGWQLEFYVDHIPHWLKKTPIGNYRGALDLGAKVIAVKDVISTPLHPADFIAQVRQPNERCIVVPEGGRSTSAALGVTELAEELLQWARYDSSQRCVVALPSGTGTTSLYLSQYLKPHGIDVLTCPCVGGRDYLTQQFHELEPHNHPEILTLDSKHHFGKLDHEDYLIWQQLLDDTYVEFDLLYDPMMWRCLLKHRQYLEDKTLIYVHQGGILGNESMLPRYQRQWD; this is encoded by the coding sequence ATGATCCTAAATAATTCTCCCGTCACTCAACATCGCTTTCAAGATATTGCGTTTTTCCTCAAGAGAGACGATAAGCTTCACAGCCAGTTTAGCGGTAATAAAGCTCGAAAATTCAAGTGGCTACTGAATAACAACGACGAAACGATTACCACAATTATTGGCTATGGTTCTGCTCAAGCCAACTCGCTGTATTCCCTTGCTGCCCTTGCAAGCATTAAAGGGTGGCAACTTGAATTTTATGTTGATCATATTCCCCATTGGCTCAAGAAAACGCCTATCGGTAATTATCGAGGTGCACTGGATTTAGGGGCAAAGGTCATTGCAGTAAAAGACGTGATTTCGACGCCTCTTCACCCTGCGGATTTCATTGCTCAGGTTCGTCAGCCCAACGAGCGTTGTATTGTTGTCCCAGAAGGTGGACGTTCAACTTCGGCCGCATTAGGCGTGACTGAGCTTGCAGAGGAACTTTTGCAATGGGCGAGATACGACAGTAGCCAACGTTGTGTTGTGGCTCTACCATCAGGAACAGGCACCACATCGCTCTATCTAAGCCAATATTTAAAGCCACATGGGATTGATGTACTGACCTGCCCTTGTGTCGGTGGCCGTGATTATTTGACACAACAGTTTCATGAATTAGAGCCTCACAACCACCCTGAAATCCTGACGTTAGACAGCAAGCATCACTTTGGAAAGCTTGATCATGAAGACTATTTGATTTGGCAGCAATTACTCGACGATACTTATGTCGAGTTTGATTTACTCTATGATCCGATGATGTGGCGCTGTTTGCTCAAACATAGACAATACTTAGAAGACAAAACGCTGATCTATGTTCATCAAGGTGGGATCTTAGGCAACGAGAGTATGCTACCTAGATATCAAAGGCAGTGGGATTAA
- a CDS encoding TetR/AcrR family transcriptional regulator, which produces MAAKNDTKNKILDVAEVLFSEQGFNDTSLRTITSKAGVNLASVNYHFGDKKTLVRAVIDRYLEAFMPALEQSLESLNERSDFEVADVFESLRQPLRALNSVRPDGTSRFMLLIGRGYTDVQGHLRWFITTRYQGVLSLFTQSVLKANPNLTQETLFWRLHFTLGTCVFTMASSQALAEIAENDFGTKVDSKAVVDRLIPYLSAGVAAH; this is translated from the coding sequence ATGGCAGCCAAAAACGATACCAAAAATAAAATTCTAGATGTGGCGGAAGTGCTGTTCTCGGAGCAAGGGTTTAATGACACGTCATTAAGAACGATTACGAGCAAAGCAGGCGTGAACTTGGCGTCGGTTAACTATCACTTTGGCGATAAGAAAACCTTAGTTAGAGCTGTCATCGACCGATACTTAGAAGCGTTTATGCCAGCACTTGAGCAGTCGTTGGAATCGCTTAATGAACGCAGCGATTTTGAAGTGGCTGATGTATTCGAATCGTTACGTCAGCCGTTAAGGGCTCTCAACAGTGTGAGACCAGACGGAACAAGTCGATTTATGCTGCTTATTGGTCGTGGATACACCGACGTGCAGGGGCATTTGCGCTGGTTCATCACCACACGTTATCAAGGCGTTTTGTCTTTGTTCACTCAATCTGTGCTTAAGGCGAACCCTAATTTAACTCAAGAAACTCTGTTCTGGCGTCTTCATTTTACGCTTGGAACTTGCGTATTTACTATGGCATCTAGCCAGGCGTTGGCTGAGATAGCCGAAAACGATTTTGGCACCAAAGTGGATTCTAAAGCGGTGGTTGATCGGCTCATCCCTTACTTGTCAGCAGGGGTCGCAGCCCATTAA
- a CDS encoding acyl-CoA dehydrogenase, with the protein MCSLRRKWVSDPAFEFFKKVLPPLSNTEKEAMEAGSVWWDGELFSGNPDFSKLHQYPAPSLTDEEQAFMDNELETLLSMLDDYQIVKKDRDLPKDVWDYLRKERFFSLIISKQYGGREFSALANSTIVSRIATRSISAAVTVMVPNSLGPGELLSHYGTQGQKDYWLPRLADGTDIPCFALTGPEAGSDAGSIPDQGTVCYGTHEGKEVLGIRLNWNKRYITLAPVATVLGLAFKLNDPDHLLGDKEELGITCALIPTSHEGVQVGERHDPIGLAFMNGPTRGKDVFIPIEWLIGGSEYAGKGWRMLVECLSAGRGISLPALGTALGHLTSRTTGAYAYVRKQFGMSIGKFEGVAESLGRIGGMTYLLEATRTLTTTSLDMKEKPGIVTAIAKYHMTEIARTIMNDSMDIHSGRAIQEGPMNYLTSAYLGVPVAITVEGANILTRNLMIFGQGATRCHPYVLKEMEAAANPDEKEGAKAFDKLLFKHIGHATKNTLGAFGAGLTGSRFIKAEMSGPTQVYYKDLTRLSRALAVSADFAMLTLGGDLKRKEMISARLGDGLSYLYMASAVLKKYEDEGRQQQDLDYVHYAIQHCFHKGAEALQEAYRNFPQKMVGRLLKLLVFPLGNHFDKPSDQLAVKLAESVMTPGACRDRLTHLCYVGDSEDDSVGLMEKAFLAMYDIKSLERKLNKAVKAGKVVRKAPLTEKLAQALAAEVLTQEEVDTIVAADRLRYKAIQVDDFSHDYSEVRTHKNNQPKLNSVA; encoded by the coding sequence ATGTGCTCTCTACGAAGAAAATGGGTCAGTGATCCCGCTTTTGAATTTTTTAAGAAAGTTCTACCACCATTATCCAATACGGAAAAAGAAGCGATGGAAGCCGGAAGTGTCTGGTGGGATGGGGAGCTGTTTTCTGGTAACCCTGATTTTTCGAAGCTTCATCAGTATCCTGCGCCAAGCTTGACTGATGAAGAGCAAGCTTTTATGGATAACGAGCTAGAAACTCTGTTGTCGATGCTTGATGACTATCAAATTGTCAAAAAGGACCGCGATCTTCCTAAAGATGTCTGGGATTACTTACGTAAAGAGCGGTTCTTTTCTCTCATCATTTCTAAGCAATATGGTGGTCGTGAATTTTCAGCGCTTGCCAATTCAACCATCGTCTCTCGCATTGCGACTCGCAGCATCAGTGCTGCGGTTACCGTGATGGTACCGAATTCTCTTGGGCCAGGTGAGTTACTTTCTCACTACGGTACGCAAGGCCAAAAAGACTACTGGTTGCCACGTTTAGCCGACGGTACCGATATCCCATGTTTTGCATTAACGGGGCCTGAAGCGGGTTCGGATGCCGGGAGCATTCCCGATCAAGGTACCGTATGCTACGGCACTCATGAAGGTAAAGAGGTGCTTGGCATTCGCTTGAACTGGAACAAGCGTTACATCACGTTAGCGCCTGTTGCTACCGTGCTTGGTTTGGCTTTTAAACTAAACGATCCCGACCACCTACTGGGCGACAAAGAAGAGCTGGGGATCACTTGTGCGCTTATTCCGACTTCGCATGAGGGTGTGCAGGTGGGTGAACGCCATGACCCTATCGGTTTGGCGTTCATGAATGGCCCAACTCGTGGCAAGGATGTGTTCATTCCAATTGAGTGGCTCATTGGCGGCTCTGAATACGCAGGCAAAGGCTGGAGAATGTTGGTGGAATGCCTGTCAGCGGGGCGTGGTATTTCTTTACCGGCTCTGGGCACGGCACTTGGTCATCTCACCTCTCGTACTACGGGTGCTTATGCGTATGTGCGTAAACAATTTGGTATGTCGATTGGTAAGTTTGAAGGTGTGGCGGAATCGCTAGGGCGCATCGGCGGGATGACTTACCTTCTTGAGGCGACACGAACGTTAACAACCACGTCTTTAGACATGAAAGAAAAGCCAGGCATTGTTACCGCCATTGCTAAATACCATATGACAGAAATCGCAAGAACCATTATGAATGACTCAATGGATATTCATTCTGGTCGTGCGATTCAAGAAGGCCCGATGAACTATCTGACGTCGGCTTATCTGGGTGTGCCAGTCGCGATAACGGTAGAGGGCGCGAACATTCTTACGCGTAACTTGATGATTTTTGGTCAAGGTGCGACACGTTGTCACCCTTACGTACTTAAAGAAATGGAAGCGGCGGCGAACCCTGATGAAAAAGAAGGGGCAAAAGCGTTTGATAAGTTGCTGTTTAAACATATTGGGCATGCGACCAAAAATACCCTTGGCGCCTTTGGTGCAGGGTTAACCGGATCGCGCTTTATTAAAGCCGAAATGAGTGGACCCACTCAGGTTTATTACAAAGATTTGACTCGCCTTAGTCGTGCACTCGCGGTCAGTGCCGATTTTGCTATGTTGACACTCGGTGGCGATTTGAAACGTAAAGAGATGATTTCAGCGCGTTTAGGTGATGGCCTGAGCTATCTCTACATGGCGTCTGCTGTATTGAAAAAGTACGAAGACGAAGGCCGTCAGCAGCAAGATTTAGACTACGTGCATTACGCCATTCAACACTGTTTCCATAAAGGTGCTGAGGCGTTGCAAGAAGCGTATCGAAACTTCCCACAAAAAATGGTCGGGCGTTTACTCAAATTGCTTGTATTTCCATTGGGGAATCACTTCGACAAACCAAGTGACCAGTTAGCGGTCAAACTTGCTGAAAGTGTCATGACGCCGGGCGCATGCCGAGATCGATTGACTCACTTATGTTATGTCGGAGACAGTGAAGATGACAGCGTAGGTCTAATGGAAAAAGCGTTCCTAGCTATGTACGACATTAAGAGCCTAGAGAGAAAGCTCAATAAAGCGGTTAAGGCAGGCAAAGTGGTTCGCAAAGCGCCATTAACGGAAAAACTAGCACAAGCGTTGGCGGCTGAAGTGCTTACGCAGGAAGAAGTCGATACGATTGTTGCGGCGGATAGACTTCGCTACAAAGCGATTCAAGTCGATGACTTTAGCCATGATTACAGTGAAGTGAGAACACACAAAAACAATCAACCTAAGCTCAACAGTGTTGCCTAG
- the fabV gene encoding enoyl-ACP reductase FabV, producing MIIKPRIRGFICTTTHPVGCEANVKEQIAYTKAQGPIQNAPKRVLVVGSSSGYGLSSRIAAAFGGGASTIGVFFEKEGTERKTGTAGFYNAAAFDKLAREEGLYSKSLNGDAFSNEAKQKAIELIKEDLGQIDMVVYSLASPVRKLPETGELIRSALKPIGETYTATAVDTNKDLIIEASVEPATEEEIKDTVTVMGGEDWELWINALSEAGVLADGCKTVAYSYIGTELTWPIYWEGALGKAKMDLDRAANELNEKLSATGGSANVAVLKSVVTQASSAIPVMPLYIAMVFKKMREEGVHEGCMEQIYRMFSQRLYKEDGSAPEVDEANRLRLDDWELREDIQKHCRELWPEVTSENLKDLTDYVEYKEEFLKLFGFGVEGVDYEADVNPAVESDIIAI from the coding sequence ATGATCATCAAACCTCGAATTCGTGGATTTATCTGTACCACAACACACCCTGTGGGCTGTGAAGCAAACGTAAAAGAACAAATTGCCTACACTAAAGCGCAAGGTCCAATTCAAAATGCACCAAAACGTGTATTGGTGGTTGGTTCTTCTAGTGGCTACGGTCTATCTTCTCGCATTGCGGCTGCATTTGGCGGCGGTGCTTCTACTATCGGTGTTTTCTTTGAAAAAGAAGGGACTGAGCGTAAAACCGGTACCGCTGGTTTTTACAACGCAGCGGCATTTGACAAGCTCGCTCGTGAAGAAGGCTTGTATTCTAAAAGCTTGAACGGCGATGCGTTTTCAAACGAAGCGAAGCAAAAAGCGATTGAGCTTATCAAGGAAGACCTAGGTCAGATTGATATGGTGGTTTACTCGCTAGCGTCACCAGTACGTAAGTTGCCAGAAACCGGTGAGCTGATCCGTTCAGCACTGAAACCTATTGGTGAAACGTATACAGCAACGGCTGTTGATACCAATAAAGATTTGATTATTGAAGCGTCAGTCGAGCCTGCAACAGAAGAAGAAATTAAAGACACGGTTACCGTGATGGGCGGCGAAGACTGGGAACTTTGGATCAATGCGCTTTCTGAAGCGGGTGTTCTTGCTGACGGTTGTAAAACGGTCGCTTATAGCTACATTGGAACTGAACTGACTTGGCCTATCTATTGGGAAGGCGCGTTAGGTAAAGCGAAAATGGACCTAGACCGTGCTGCGAATGAGCTTAATGAAAAGCTCTCAGCAACCGGTGGCAGTGCGAATGTGGCTGTTCTGAAGTCTGTGGTTACGCAAGCAAGCTCGGCGATTCCTGTGATGCCACTTTACATCGCTATGGTATTCAAAAAAATGCGTGAAGAAGGTGTTCATGAAGGTTGTATGGAACAGATCTATCGCATGTTTAGCCAGCGTTTATATAAAGAAGATGGCAGCGCTCCAGAAGTAGATGAAGCGAACCGCCTACGTCTTGACGACTGGGAACTGCGTGAAGACATTCAAAAGCATTGTCGTGAATTATGGCCTGAAGTCACCTCTGAGAATCTGAAAGATTTGACCGATTACGTTGAATACAAAGAAGAGTTCTTAAAGCTATTCGGCTTTGGTGTTGAAGGTGTTGATTACGAAGCGGATGTTAACCCAGCGGTGGAATCAGACATCATCGCTATTTAA
- a CDS encoding aspartate:alanine antiporter, with protein sequence MNIDVIQLLEQNPILLIFVALASGLAFGKIRFGSFQLGNSIGVLITSLIMGHLGFSFSPEALTIGFMLFIYCVGIEAGPNFFGIFFRDGKHYFILSLVVLSTALSITHFASRLFGLDYGMAAGMMAGALTATPVLVGAQDAITTGLATIPRNMDLTLVMENLSVGYAMAYLVGLISMITFAKLLPKLQKQNLSDSAQQIAQERGIGSSSQRKVYLPIIRAYRVGSELIAWTDGKNLRELGIYRQTGCYIERIRRNGILAHPDGDAILQEGDEIALVGFPDSHARLDPSFRNGKEVFDRDLLDLRIVEEEIVVKSDSMVGKRLSELNLSEFGCFLNRVVRAQIEMPMDLDIVLAKGDVLQVSGEKSRVLGLAEKIGFISIHSQIADLLAFCSFFILGLMFGLITMTFGQVSFGLGNAVGLLLSGITLGFLRANHPTFGYVPQGALNMVKDLGLMIFMVGIGLSAGGKIFEHLSQVGPQIIGLAFLVSVVPVAIAYLVGAYVLKMNRALLFGAIIGARTCAPAMDIVNDYAKSTIPALGYAGTYAIANILMTLAGTVLIIIS encoded by the coding sequence GTGAATATTGACGTTATACAATTACTAGAGCAAAACCCCATCCTACTTATCTTCGTCGCCTTAGCATCGGGCTTGGCGTTCGGAAAAATCCGTTTCGGCAGTTTTCAGCTTGGCAATTCAATCGGTGTCCTCATTACGTCATTGATCATGGGCCACTTAGGCTTTTCATTTAGCCCAGAAGCCCTAACTATCGGTTTTATGCTCTTTATCTACTGTGTTGGTATTGAAGCAGGACCGAATTTTTTTGGTATTTTCTTCCGCGATGGAAAGCATTATTTCATCCTGAGTTTAGTGGTATTGTCTACCGCTCTGTCAATTACTCACTTTGCCTCTCGTTTGTTCGGGCTTGATTATGGCATGGCCGCTGGAATGATGGCTGGAGCTCTAACAGCAACACCCGTGCTCGTCGGTGCGCAAGATGCCATAACCACCGGGTTAGCAACGATACCAAGAAATATGGATCTGACTCTGGTCATGGAGAACCTATCCGTGGGATACGCGATGGCCTACCTCGTGGGTTTGATCAGCATGATCACTTTTGCCAAGCTATTACCCAAATTACAGAAGCAAAACCTGTCTGACTCTGCGCAGCAAATCGCACAAGAACGAGGCATTGGAAGCTCTAGTCAGCGTAAGGTCTATTTACCGATCATTCGTGCTTACCGAGTCGGCTCTGAGCTCATTGCATGGACAGACGGCAAGAACCTACGTGAACTGGGTATCTATCGTCAGACAGGCTGTTATATCGAACGTATTCGTCGCAATGGCATTCTCGCCCACCCCGATGGTGACGCGATATTACAAGAAGGTGATGAAATCGCTCTGGTTGGTTTTCCAGACAGCCATGCGCGTCTGGATCCAAGCTTTCGCAACGGCAAAGAGGTATTCGACCGAGACTTACTTGACCTAAGAATTGTTGAGGAAGAGATTGTTGTAAAGAGTGACAGTATGGTTGGGAAAAGACTCTCAGAGCTCAACCTCTCTGAATTTGGCTGTTTCCTCAACCGAGTGGTGCGTGCTCAAATTGAAATGCCAATGGACTTAGACATCGTTCTTGCTAAAGGCGATGTATTACAGGTCAGTGGCGAAAAAAGCCGAGTTCTAGGTCTTGCTGAAAAAATCGGTTTTATCTCAATTCATAGCCAAATCGCCGATTTGCTGGCGTTCTGTAGCTTCTTCATTCTTGGTTTAATGTTCGGCTTGATCACCATGACATTTGGTCAGGTTTCCTTTGGGTTAGGTAACGCGGTAGGACTGCTTCTTTCAGGGATTACCCTTGGGTTTCTGCGTGCCAACCACCCGACTTTTGGTTATGTTCCACAAGGTGCATTGAATATGGTCAAAGACTTAGGGCTTATGATTTTCATGGTGGGTATTGGGTTAAGTGCTGGGGGCAAGATTTTCGAACACCTATCTCAAGTCGGTCCACAAATCATCGGTCTCGCGTTTCTAGTCAGCGTGGTTCCCGTTGCGATCGCTTACCTGGTTGGCGCTTATGTTCTTAAAATGAACCGCGCTTTACTATTTGGTGCCATTATCGGTGCTAGAACCTGTGCTCCGGCTATGGATATCGTGAATGATTATGCGAAATCAACCATCCCTGCGCTAGGCTATGCAGGTACCTATGCCATTGCCAATATTCTTATGACGCTTGCCGGAACCGTTCTGATTATCATTAGTTGA
- a CDS encoding GrxA family glutaredoxin yields the protein MFVVIFGRPACPYCVRAKEHAETLKANRDDFNYRYVDIHAEGISKADLEKTVGKPVETVPQIFVDQDHIGGCDDFEAYAKEHLGLFS from the coding sequence ATGTTCGTTGTTATTTTTGGTCGCCCAGCATGCCCATATTGTGTTCGTGCTAAAGAACACGCAGAGACGCTTAAAGCGAATCGTGATGACTTCAATTATCGCTATGTTGATATTCATGCTGAAGGCATCAGCAAAGCGGATCTAGAAAAGACGGTCGGTAAGCCCGTTGAAACGGTTCCACAAATCTTTGTAGACCAAGACCACATCGGTGGTTGTGATGACTTCGAAGCATACGCAAAAGAGCATTTAGGCCTATTTAGCTAA
- a CDS encoding iron-containing alcohol dehydrogenase, with the protein MFQFMTSTRIIFGEGALQSSLSVLNQYGYSVLLVTGKDQSRSDILISYLKAQNMRYQHVSILGEPNITMVEETSVVGRKFKPDMVVSIGGGSVIDMGKALAAIIPNQGDVYDYVEVVGRSVPLKTKPLPFIAIPTTASSGSEVTRNAVLRSGQDKVKVSLRSPDMLADVAIVDPTLTYGTDVHTSARGAMDAFTHLMEAYVCGDPNPLTDMVCEEGLRKLSHSVIAACRRDDYTARADLSFAAMLGGMAMTNAKLGAAHGLAAALGGKLNAPHSVITSRLAPYVMKENIEAAKDAGRKDVLKRYIRLAQLVTGRTNVHVEDGVLWVQMMLDKLELPVLSEYGVCSTSFDKVAEDALMSVAIKGNPLPLTKERLVYILDQVCHCSGDCHGEQTERTSKVEILTNSVEEKLT; encoded by the coding sequence ATGTTTCAGTTCATGACATCGACTCGAATTATCTTCGGAGAAGGCGCTCTACAGTCCTCACTATCAGTACTGAATCAATACGGTTATAGCGTTCTATTGGTGACCGGAAAAGATCAGTCTCGTTCAGATATTCTGATCTCGTACCTAAAGGCACAAAACATGCGCTATCAGCATGTGAGTATCTTGGGGGAGCCGAATATCACTATGGTTGAAGAAACGTCAGTGGTTGGACGAAAGTTTAAACCGGATATGGTCGTCAGCATAGGAGGAGGGAGTGTTATTGACATGGGAAAAGCCCTAGCAGCGATTATCCCTAACCAAGGAGATGTGTACGACTACGTTGAAGTCGTCGGTCGGAGTGTCCCTTTGAAAACCAAGCCTCTTCCTTTTATTGCCATCCCTACTACGGCGAGCAGTGGTTCGGAAGTCACCCGTAACGCGGTGCTTCGCTCAGGACAAGATAAAGTCAAAGTCAGTTTACGCAGCCCCGATATGCTCGCTGATGTCGCCATTGTTGACCCGACCCTTACCTATGGAACCGATGTCCATACTTCGGCTCGAGGCGCCATGGACGCGTTTACTCACTTAATGGAGGCTTATGTCTGTGGCGACCCAAATCCGTTAACGGATATGGTGTGTGAGGAAGGGTTACGCAAGTTGTCTCATTCGGTTATCGCGGCGTGCCGACGGGATGATTATACGGCCAGAGCTGACCTGTCGTTTGCTGCGATGCTAGGTGGCATGGCTATGACTAACGCGAAACTGGGGGCTGCTCATGGGCTTGCTGCGGCATTGGGGGGTAAACTGAATGCGCCACACAGTGTGATCACTAGTCGTCTTGCACCTTATGTGATGAAAGAGAATATTGAAGCGGCGAAAGACGCGGGCCGAAAAGATGTTTTGAAACGCTATATCAGGCTAGCACAATTGGTCACCGGGAGAACAAACGTACATGTAGAAGATGGCGTACTGTGGGTGCAGATGATGCTTGATAAGTTGGAGTTGCCTGTGCTGAGTGAGTATGGCGTTTGTTCAACGTCATTCGATAAGGTTGCCGAGGATGCTCTGATGTCGGTTGCAATTAAAGGAAATCCGTTACCGTTAACGAAAGAACGCCTAGTCTATATACTGGATCAAGTGTGCCATTGTTCGGGTGATTGTCATGGTGAGCAAACAGAGCGAACCAGTAAGGTCGAAATCTTAACGAATTCTGTGGAAGAAAAGCTAACCTAA